Proteins encoded within one genomic window of Oryza glaberrima chromosome 12, OglaRS2, whole genome shotgun sequence:
- the LOC127758168 gene encoding uncharacterized protein LOC127758168 isoform X2 yields the protein MASPCRIPAATGSGNKENNISQNRHHVLDCQTPCEGKGAATSKKRKNKPAGGFNLRKSIAWNPAFFTEQGVLDNTELSMLTGSQVKATRSPASGFSSTFSPLSRFGKSSNTSVLKEVGENSRGKFPSKCLSAENKGRKLFASSKASEQDERKAPAGTQDKRSAKAVQKSIPRPPAGYKPKKVPNSSGTGQIQRIPKKSEPSPSVVSRSRSTSSVTNVPKPTTRPATVTSERTHKVEGLPLESKTERSSVIKSSGPTIGKNMVPTVTAICQETNGSGKCETFSPYSQDNPSSSVVAPARISAKPSALRMPSPSVGFFTQGKASVSHSDNAQRNPERCFSGNISSLVKPPSLPVQPATRDPNVLASSLPGVEDTNVRSLKQSLSESTVPYSEKSGNINYQEMPDDDFSLAGNGATTELSFRDNDGGRNIMPNECSVALSVGQDLNAICCSSIEPAEDSCFLKVICSSSEPTVGRNLTTSCISSPGCTPNDLNSQSKSDNGETAVDIENSLSGETSGTVCSSEGNNCTSATDSLRKSDSCHQQNMLVQSVHCTDQMPQFDSSTGIKPSLAYSQLDSNTSLCSEVQLTSSEGPDIDSEMELDTDDAFTVEEPPLLHVGGECDHDYRSAESSHMNLAAPSPRVDQKALAGNLTEKVDTADGRTESHHCSTQERRPILSEEQDTEDTIEFDTKLSSSEGASSIERIKSVGKSRTNTISKDHLKNLVPFTEEWLAVMEAFGEQEVLEQKTGAVQNSPTDKAAPEPSPWSPVKRKAQDVGPFDCTKYSKNVRTSD from the exons ATGGCCTCGCCGTGCCGCATCCCTGCAGCCACCGGTTCCG GCAACAAAGAGAACAATATCTCCCAAAATCGACACCATGTCTTGGATTGCCAAACCCCGTGCGAAGGCAAAGGCGCGGCTACCTCTAAAAAGAGGAAGAACAAGCCTGCAGGGGGGTTCAATCTCAGAAAAAGCATCGCATGGAATCCTGCTTTCTTCACTGAACAAG GCGTTTTGGATAACACGGAGCTTTCTATGCTTACTGGCTCCCAAGTGAAGGCAACTAGGAGCCCTGCCTCTGGATTTTCTTCTACCTTTTCCCCATTGTCTAGGTTTGGAAAATCTAGCAATACATCTGTGCTCAAGGAAGTCGGAGAGAATTCTCGTGgaaaatttccttcaaaatgtTTGAGCGCAGAAAACAAGGGAAGGAAGTTGTTTGCTTCCTCAAAAGCTTCTGAGCAGGATGAACGAAAAGCACCCGCG GGCACACAGGATAAAAGGTCAGCAAAAGCTGTCCAAAAGTCCATTCCACGACCACCTGCAGGATATAAA CCAAAAAAAGTGCCAAACTCAAGTGGTACAGGTCAAATACAAAGGATACCAAAGAAGTCTGAACCTTCTCCTTCTGTGGTCTCTAGAAGTAGAAGTACCTCATCTGTGACAAATGTTCCCAAACCAACAACAAGGCCAGCTACAG TTACAAGTGAGCGTACACATAAAGTAGAGGGGCTCCCACTTGAATCGAAGACTGAGCGTTCATCTGTAATTAAATCTTCTGGACCTACCATAGGGAAGAACATG GTGCCTACTGTTACTGCCATCTGTCAAGAAACCAATGGTTCTGGGAAATGTGAAACTTTTTCACCATATTCACAAGATAACCCCTCCAGTTCTGTTGTCGCCCCTGCACGAATATCTGCTAAGCCATCTGCTCTCCGGATGCCTTCACCTTCAGTTGGCTTTTTCACTCAG GGAAAAGCTTCTGTATCACATAGTGACAATGCTCAAAGAAATCCAGAAAGGTGCTTTAGTGGAAATATTTCATCACTTGTAAAACCCCCCAG TCTTCCTGTGCAACCTGCCACTCGTGATCCCAACGTCTTGGCCTCTTCTCTACCTGGTGTTGAGGATACTAACGTTCGTTCACTGAAGCAATCCTTATCAGAAAGTACTGTACCATACTCAGAAAAATCAGGGAATATAAATTATCAAGAAATGCCAGATGATGATTTTTCGTTGGCTGGAAATGGAGCTACTACAGAGTTGAGTTTTAGAGATAATGATGGTGGCAGAAATATCATGCCCAATGAGTGCAGTGTTGCGCTGTCTGTCGGACAGGATCTTAATGCTATTTGCTGCTCAAGCATTGAGCCTGCTGAGGATTCTTGCTTTCTTAAAGTCATTTGCTCCTCGAGCGAACCTACCGTGGGGAGGAACTTGACAACATCTTGCATTTCTTCTCCAGGGTGCACCCCAAATGATCTCAATTCTCAAAGCAAGTCTGACAATGGTGAAACAGCAGTTGACATAGAAAATTCACTTTCTGGAGAGACATCTGGTACAGTTTGTTCATCAGAAGGCAACAATTGCACTTCAGCTACAGATTCCTTGCGAAAATCCGATTCCTGCCATCAGCAGAATATGCTAGTTCAGTCTGTACATTGTACAGATCAAATGCCACAGTTTGATAGTTCAACAGGCATAAAACCATCTTTAGCATACAGCCAGTTAGACTCCAACACTTCTTTGTGTAGTGAAGTTCAGCTTACTTCATCAGAAGGACCAGATATTGATAGTGAAATGGAGCTTGATACAGATGATGCATTCACTGTGGAGGAACCTCCCCTGTTACATGTAGGGGGTGAATGTGACCATGATTACAGGAGTGCAGAATCTTCACATATGAACCTGGCAGCGCCTTCACCTCGTGTAGATCAAAAGGCACTAGCTGGCAATTTGACTGAAAAAGTAGATACAGCTGACGGTAGAACAGAATCACATCACTGTTCGACCCAGGAAAGACGACCTATTTTATCAGAAGAACAAGATACTGAAGATACAATTGAGTTTGACACCAAGTTGTCGTCTTCAGAGGGTGCATCAAGTATAGA GAGGATTAAGTCAGTGGGTAAATCAAGAACAAATACCATAAGTAAAGATCATCTAAAAAACTTGGTACCGTTTACAGAAGAATGGCTTGCTGTCATGGAAGCTTTTGGAGAG CAGGAAGTTTTGGAACAGAAGACGGGCGCTGTGCAAAATTCTCCTACCGACAAAGCTGCTCCAGAACCTAGTCCATGGTCACCG GTTAAACGGAAAGCTCAAGATGTTGGGCCATTCGACTGTACCAAGTATTCCAAGAACGTCAGAACAAGTGACTGA
- the LOC127758168 gene encoding uncharacterized protein LOC127758168 isoform X1: MASPCRIPAATGSGNKENNISQNRHHVLDCQTPCEGKGAATSKKRKNKPAGGFNLRKSIAWNPAFFTEQGVLDNTELSMLTGSQVKATRSPASGFSSTFSPLSRFGKSSNTSVLKEVGENSRGKFPSKCLSAENKGRKLFASSKASEQDERKAPAGTQDKRSAKAVQKSIPRPPAGYKPKKVPNSSGTGQIQRIPKKSEPSPSVVSRSRSTSSVTNVPKPTTRPATVTSERTHKVEGLPLESKTERSSVIKSSGPTIGKNMVPTVTAICQETNGSGKCETFSPYSQDNPSSSVVAPARISAKPSALRMPSPSVGFFTQGKASVSHSDNAQRNPERCFSGNISSLVKPPRYKQPVDPKSRFHLTKQLPTNFSAASSLPVQPATRDPNVLASSLPGVEDTNVRSLKQSLSESTVPYSEKSGNINYQEMPDDDFSLAGNGATTELSFRDNDGGRNIMPNECSVALSVGQDLNAICCSSIEPAEDSCFLKVICSSSEPTVGRNLTTSCISSPGCTPNDLNSQSKSDNGETAVDIENSLSGETSGTVCSSEGNNCTSATDSLRKSDSCHQQNMLVQSVHCTDQMPQFDSSTGIKPSLAYSQLDSNTSLCSEVQLTSSEGPDIDSEMELDTDDAFTVEEPPLLHVGGECDHDYRSAESSHMNLAAPSPRVDQKALAGNLTEKVDTADGRTESHHCSTQERRPILSEEQDTEDTIEFDTKLSSSEGASSIERIKSVGKSRTNTISKDHLKNLVPFTEEWLAVMEAFGEEVLEQKTGAVQNSPTDKAAPEPSPWSPVKRKAQDVGPFDCTKYSKNVRTSD; encoded by the exons ATGGCCTCGCCGTGCCGCATCCCTGCAGCCACCGGTTCCG GCAACAAAGAGAACAATATCTCCCAAAATCGACACCATGTCTTGGATTGCCAAACCCCGTGCGAAGGCAAAGGCGCGGCTACCTCTAAAAAGAGGAAGAACAAGCCTGCAGGGGGGTTCAATCTCAGAAAAAGCATCGCATGGAATCCTGCTTTCTTCACTGAACAAG GCGTTTTGGATAACACGGAGCTTTCTATGCTTACTGGCTCCCAAGTGAAGGCAACTAGGAGCCCTGCCTCTGGATTTTCTTCTACCTTTTCCCCATTGTCTAGGTTTGGAAAATCTAGCAATACATCTGTGCTCAAGGAAGTCGGAGAGAATTCTCGTGgaaaatttccttcaaaatgtTTGAGCGCAGAAAACAAGGGAAGGAAGTTGTTTGCTTCCTCAAAAGCTTCTGAGCAGGATGAACGAAAAGCACCCGCG GGCACACAGGATAAAAGGTCAGCAAAAGCTGTCCAAAAGTCCATTCCACGACCACCTGCAGGATATAAA CCAAAAAAAGTGCCAAACTCAAGTGGTACAGGTCAAATACAAAGGATACCAAAGAAGTCTGAACCTTCTCCTTCTGTGGTCTCTAGAAGTAGAAGTACCTCATCTGTGACAAATGTTCCCAAACCAACAACAAGGCCAGCTACAG TTACAAGTGAGCGTACACATAAAGTAGAGGGGCTCCCACTTGAATCGAAGACTGAGCGTTCATCTGTAATTAAATCTTCTGGACCTACCATAGGGAAGAACATG GTGCCTACTGTTACTGCCATCTGTCAAGAAACCAATGGTTCTGGGAAATGTGAAACTTTTTCACCATATTCACAAGATAACCCCTCCAGTTCTGTTGTCGCCCCTGCACGAATATCTGCTAAGCCATCTGCTCTCCGGATGCCTTCACCTTCAGTTGGCTTTTTCACTCAG GGAAAAGCTTCTGTATCACATAGTGACAATGCTCAAAGAAATCCAGAAAGGTGCTTTAGTGGAAATATTTCATCACTTGTAAAACCCCCCAGGTATAAACAGCCTGTGGATCCAAAAAGCAGATTCCATCTAACAAAGCAGCTGCCAACCAATTTCTCTGCTGCTTCCAGTCTTCCTGTGCAACCTGCCACTCGTGATCCCAACGTCTTGGCCTCTTCTCTACCTGGTGTTGAGGATACTAACGTTCGTTCACTGAAGCAATCCTTATCAGAAAGTACTGTACCATACTCAGAAAAATCAGGGAATATAAATTATCAAGAAATGCCAGATGATGATTTTTCGTTGGCTGGAAATGGAGCTACTACAGAGTTGAGTTTTAGAGATAATGATGGTGGCAGAAATATCATGCCCAATGAGTGCAGTGTTGCGCTGTCTGTCGGACAGGATCTTAATGCTATTTGCTGCTCAAGCATTGAGCCTGCTGAGGATTCTTGCTTTCTTAAAGTCATTTGCTCCTCGAGCGAACCTACCGTGGGGAGGAACTTGACAACATCTTGCATTTCTTCTCCAGGGTGCACCCCAAATGATCTCAATTCTCAAAGCAAGTCTGACAATGGTGAAACAGCAGTTGACATAGAAAATTCACTTTCTGGAGAGACATCTGGTACAGTTTGTTCATCAGAAGGCAACAATTGCACTTCAGCTACAGATTCCTTGCGAAAATCCGATTCCTGCCATCAGCAGAATATGCTAGTTCAGTCTGTACATTGTACAGATCAAATGCCACAGTTTGATAGTTCAACAGGCATAAAACCATCTTTAGCATACAGCCAGTTAGACTCCAACACTTCTTTGTGTAGTGAAGTTCAGCTTACTTCATCAGAAGGACCAGATATTGATAGTGAAATGGAGCTTGATACAGATGATGCATTCACTGTGGAGGAACCTCCCCTGTTACATGTAGGGGGTGAATGTGACCATGATTACAGGAGTGCAGAATCTTCACATATGAACCTGGCAGCGCCTTCACCTCGTGTAGATCAAAAGGCACTAGCTGGCAATTTGACTGAAAAAGTAGATACAGCTGACGGTAGAACAGAATCACATCACTGTTCGACCCAGGAAAGACGACCTATTTTATCAGAAGAACAAGATACTGAAGATACAATTGAGTTTGACACCAAGTTGTCGTCTTCAGAGGGTGCATCAAGTATAGA GAGGATTAAGTCAGTGGGTAAATCAAGAACAAATACCATAAGTAAAGATCATCTAAAAAACTTGGTACCGTTTACAGAAGAATGGCTTGCTGTCATGGAAGCTTTTGGAGAG GAAGTTTTGGAACAGAAGACGGGCGCTGTGCAAAATTCTCCTACCGACAAAGCTGCTCCAGAACCTAGTCCATGGTCACCG GTTAAACGGAAAGCTCAAGATGTTGGGCCATTCGACTGTACCAAGTATTCCAAGAACGTCAGAACAAGTGACTGA
- the LOC127758063 gene encoding pentatricopeptide repeat-containing protein At3g09650, chloroplastic-like, with amino-acid sequence MSSNCSSSSNALVQHYYSCKPPPPPRLVLVPFFFSGSGSGTNNTASSPAAASSTHTHTHTADANAQLDAHLLSLLRDGHTDAAYHLFASNPSLPLSPVSSSRLLAQLSYSSFSRASALLHRLRARQALHLLDANSLSLASSAAARSNNPHLAYSLLLSMLRRGLLPDRRAYTAALARLPPSRALRLFDALLHHLRHHHNKTNSLPDTAAFNAALSACANAGDCIRFRHLFDQMPAWNAPPDALTYNVLIKMCARAGRKDLVARVLDRILSSGLTPCATTFHSLVAAYVGFGDIPTAERIVQAMRERRTDICLLFRAVADDHIISHDQQSCVLEDIVKPWEQDEVPLLPKAYPPNSRVYTTLMKGYMNAGRVEDVVAMLRAMRREGETSPASRPDHVTYTTVISTLVAAGDMERARAVLEEMGQAGVAASRVTYNVLIKGYCQQLQAGKAKELLAVDMAEAGIQPDVVTYNTLIDGCVLTDDSAGAVALFNEMRERGIAPSAVSYTTLMKAFAASGQPKLAHKVFDEMEKDPRVAVDRAAWNMLVEAYCRLGLLESAKKVVERMKARGVQPDVATYGSLAKGIAVARRPGEALLLWEEIKEKEKEVDGEVVEALADVCVRAALFRKALEMVARMEEMGVEPNKAKYKRMYVDLHSRMFTSKHASQARQDRRRERKRAAEAFKFWLGLPNSYYATDWRLQDGLN; translated from the coding sequence ATGAGTAGCAATTGCAGCAGCTCATCCAATGCACTTGTGCAGCACTACTACTCTTGCAAGCCCCCACCGCCCCCCAGATTAGTACTAGTACcattcttcttctccggctccggctccggcaccAACaacaccgcctcctcccctgcTGCTGCATCCTCCACGCACACTCACACTCACACTGCAGATGCCAACGCCCAGCTGGACGCACACCTCCTTTCCCTCCTCCGCGACGGCCACACCGACGCCGCCTACCACCTCTTCGCCTCCaacccctccctccccctctcccctgtctcctcctcccgcctcctcGCCCAGCTCTCCTATTCTTCCTTCTcccgcgcctccgccctcctccaccgcctccgcgcccgccaagccctccacctcctcgacgccaactccctctccctcgcctcctccgccgccgcccgctccaaCAACCCCCACCTCGCctattccctcctcctctccatgctCCGACGCGGCCTCCTCCCCGACCGCCGCGCCtacaccgccgccctcgcgcgccTCCCCCCTTCCCGCGCCCTCCGCCTCTTCGAcgccctcctccaccacctccgccaccaccacaatAAAACTAATTCCCTCCCCGACACCGCCGCCTTCAACGCCGCGCTCAGCGCCTGCGCCAACGCCGGAGACTGCATCCGCTTCCGCCACCTCTTCGACCAGATGCCCGCCTGGAACGCGCCGCCTGACGCGCTCACCTACAACGTCCTCATCAAGATGTGTGCGCGCGCCGGCCGCAAGGACCTCGTCGCGCGCGTTCTGGACCGGATCCTCTCCTCTGGTCTCACCCCCTGCGCCACCACGTTCCactccctcgtcgccgcctaCGTCGGCTTCGGCGACATCCCCACGGCCGAGAGGATCGTGCAGGCCATGCGCGAAAGACGCACCGACATCTGCTTGCTGTTCCGGGCTGTCGCGGACGACCACATAATCAGCCACGACCAGCAGAGCTGTGTGCTGGAGGACATCGTCAAGCCGTGGGAACAAGACGAGGTGCCGCTGCTTCCCAAGGCTTACCCGCCCAACTCCAGAGTGTACACCACGCTCATGAAGGGGTACATGAACGCCGGGCGCGTGGAGGACGTGGTGGCCATGCTGCGCGCGAtgcggcgagagggagagacgTCGCCAGCGAGCCGCCCCGACCACGTCACCTACACCACGGTCATCTCCACGCTGGTGGCGGCCGGGGACATGGAGCGAGCGCGCGCCGTGCTGGAGGAGATGGGGCAAGCAGGGGTGGCAGCCAGCCGCGTGACATACAACGTCCTCATCAAGGGCTACTGCCAGCAGCTGCAGGCCGGAAAGGCCAAGGAGCTCCTCGCCGTAGACATGGCTGAGGCGGGCATCCAGCCCGACGTGGTGACGTACAACACGCTCATCGACGGGTGCGTGCTGACGGACGACAGCGCGGGCGCGGTGGCGCTGTTCAACGAGATGCGCGAGCGGGGCATCGCGCCGTCGGCGGTGAGCTACACGACGCTGATGAAGGCGTTCGCGGCGTCGGGGCAGCCGAAGCTggcgcacaaggtgttcgatgaaatggaGAAGGACCCGCGGGTGGCGGTGGACAGGGCGGCGTGGAACATGCTGGTGGAGGCGTACTGCAGGCTGGGGCTGCTGGAGTCGGCGAAGAAGGTGGTGGAGAGGATGAAGGCGCGGGGAGTGCAGCCGGACGTGGCGACGTACGGGAGCCTGGCGAAGGGGAtcgcggtggcgaggcggccggGGGAGGCGCTGCTGCTGTGGGAGGAGAtaaaggagaaggagaaggaggtggatggggaggtggtggaggcgctGGCGGACGTGTGCGTGCGGGCGGCGCTGTTCAGGAAGGCGCTGGAGATGGTGGCGAGGATGGAGGAGATGGGGGTGGAGCCCAACAAGGCCAAGTACAAGAGGATGTACGTGGACCTGCACTCGCGGATGTTCACCAGCAAGCACGCGTCGCAGGCGAGGCAGGATCGGAGGCGGGAGAGGAAGCGCGCCGCGGAGGCATTCAAGTTCTGGCTCGGCCTCCCCAACTCCTACTACGCCACCGACTGGCGCCTCCAAGACGGCCTCAACTAA